The following are encoded together in the Populus trichocarpa isolate Nisqually-1 chromosome 5, P.trichocarpa_v4.1, whole genome shotgun sequence genome:
- the LOC7486556 gene encoding uncharacterized protein LOC7486556 isoform X1, with translation MKGKRCASIGSHERDDEGEELEPEHLEVEHVLGDVMWVRRDDDGTWWPAVVVNNNNISETSKPRNSSMGDVLVRLYGSYQYFYADPVKCRSEFEITLKENGGCYSEMFVEALEQDLPQSKSGQSKGKGSNSKGTSNGRASASKVKNSNQNRVNCEIESSNHARISPRKQINMNTPQRKMKDDNFLSKVVEEAISKVSNQDGLEKELKFDSPNTEGNSKRETPKQDGMRNKLKRNFTSTSGQAKNKTHDQGEKKRLKQKSSSAAEDANYQSPKKDEEQEKHELSPSSAGGTFFGRLQELRRTKVMQTLGLVAPSGSPFN, from the exons ATGAAAGGTAAACGTTGCGCAAGTATTGGAAGTCATGAAAGGGATGATGAAGGGGAAGAATTAGAACCGGAGCACTTGGAAGTGGAGCATGTGCTTGGTGATGTAATGTGGGTCAGGCGCGATGATGATGGCACATGGTGGCCTGCAGTG GTTGTTAATAACAACAATATCAGTGAGACCAGTAAACCTCGTAATAGTTCAATGGGAGATGTTCTTGTTAGGCTATACGGAAGCTATCAATA CTTTTATGCGGATCCAGTTAAATGTCGTTCCGAGTTTGAGATT ACACTCAAGGAGAATGGTGGTTGTTATAGTGAAATGTTTGTGGAAGCTTTAGAGCAG GATCTTCCTCAATCAAAATCTGGCCAATCAAAGGGAAAAGGATCCAATTCTAAAG GCACTTCAAATGGAAGAGCCAGTGCTTCTAAAGTCAAGAATTCCAATCAAAATCGAGTGAACTGTGAGATAGAATCCTCAAATCAT GCTAGAATCTCCCCAAGGAAACAAATCAATATGAATACACCGCAAAGGAAGATGAAGGATgacaattttctttcaaaagttGTTGAGGAAGCCATTAGTAAGGTCTCCAATCAAGATGGGTTGGAAAAGGAACTTAAATTTGATAGCCCAAACACTGAAGGGAATTCAAAAAGAGAAACACCTAAGCAAGATGGGATGCGGAATAAACTCAAGAGGAATTTCACAAGTACCAGCGgacaagcaaaaaataaaacccatgatcagggagagaagaaaagacTCAAGCAAAAAAGCTCAAGTGCTGCTGAAGACGCTAACTATCAAAGCCCTAAGAAAGACGAGGAGCAGGAGAAACATGAGCTTAGCCCTAGTTCT GCTGGTGGAACATTTTTTGGAAGATTACAAGAATTGCGGAGAACGAAAGTCATGCAAACTCTTGGTCTAGTTGCGCCTTCTGGGTCACCATTCAATTAA
- the LOC7486556 gene encoding uncharacterized protein LOC7486556 isoform X2 translates to MKGKRCASIGSHERDDEGEELEPEHLEVEHVLGDVMWVRRDDDGTWWPAVVVNNNNISETSKPRNSSMGDVLVRLYGSYQYFYADPVKCRSEFEITLKENGGCYSEMFVEALEQDLPQSKSGQSKGKGSNSKGTSNGRASASKVKNSNQNRVNCEIESSNHGIQKEKHLSKMGCGINSRGISQVPADKQKIKPMIRERRKDSSKKAQVLLKTLTIKALRKTRSRRNMSLALVLLVEHFLEDYKNCGERKSCKLLV, encoded by the exons ATGAAAGGTAAACGTTGCGCAAGTATTGGAAGTCATGAAAGGGATGATGAAGGGGAAGAATTAGAACCGGAGCACTTGGAAGTGGAGCATGTGCTTGGTGATGTAATGTGGGTCAGGCGCGATGATGATGGCACATGGTGGCCTGCAGTG GTTGTTAATAACAACAATATCAGTGAGACCAGTAAACCTCGTAATAGTTCAATGGGAGATGTTCTTGTTAGGCTATACGGAAGCTATCAATA CTTTTATGCGGATCCAGTTAAATGTCGTTCCGAGTTTGAGATT ACACTCAAGGAGAATGGTGGTTGTTATAGTGAAATGTTTGTGGAAGCTTTAGAGCAG GATCTTCCTCAATCAAAATCTGGCCAATCAAAGGGAAAAGGATCCAATTCTAAAG GCACTTCAAATGGAAGAGCCAGTGCTTCTAAAGTCAAGAATTCCAATCAAAATCGAGTGAACTGTGAGATAGAATCCTCAAATCAT GGAATTCAAAAAGAGAAACACCTAAGCAAGATGGGATGCGGAATAAACTCAAGAGGAATTTCACAAGTACCAGCGgacaagcaaaaaataaaacccatgatcagggagagaagaaaagacTCAAGCAAAAAAGCTCAAGTGCTGCTGAAGACGCTAACTATCAAAGCCCTAAGAAAGACGAGGAGCAGGAGAAACATGAGCTTAGCCCTAGTTCT GCTGGTGGAACATTTTTTGGAAGATTACAAGAATTGCGGAGAACGAAAGTCATGCAAACTCTTGGTCTAG
- the LOC7486556 gene encoding uncharacterized protein LOC7486556 isoform X3 gives MKGKRCASIGSHERDDEGEELEPEHLEVEHVLGDVMWVRRDDDGTWWPAVVVNNNNISETSKPRNSSMGDVLVRLYGSYQYFYADPVKCRSEFEITLKENGGCYSEMFVEALEQDLPQSKSGQSKGKGSNSKGTSNGRASASKVKNSNQNRVNCEIESSNHALNCHEGFVLEGHCNELKH, from the exons ATGAAAGGTAAACGTTGCGCAAGTATTGGAAGTCATGAAAGGGATGATGAAGGGGAAGAATTAGAACCGGAGCACTTGGAAGTGGAGCATGTGCTTGGTGATGTAATGTGGGTCAGGCGCGATGATGATGGCACATGGTGGCCTGCAGTG GTTGTTAATAACAACAATATCAGTGAGACCAGTAAACCTCGTAATAGTTCAATGGGAGATGTTCTTGTTAGGCTATACGGAAGCTATCAATA CTTTTATGCGGATCCAGTTAAATGTCGTTCCGAGTTTGAGATT ACACTCAAGGAGAATGGTGGTTGTTATAGTGAAATGTTTGTGGAAGCTTTAGAGCAG GATCTTCCTCAATCAAAATCTGGCCAATCAAAGGGAAAAGGATCCAATTCTAAAG GCACTTCAAATGGAAGAGCCAGTGCTTCTAAAGTCAAGAATTCCAATCAAAATCGAGTGAACTGTGAGATAGAATCCTCAAATCAT GCATTGAATTGTCACGAGGGATTTGTGCTGGAAGGGCACTGCAACGAATTAAAACATTAG